Genomic segment of Actinomycetota bacterium:
GAAGCCGTCTTTGGACAGGATGTCCCTGATCATCATGCGCATAAAGAGGGCATCATCGACGATCAGCACGGTCGGCGCCATCCTTTCCTCCTTTCATCTACCCTTCGCTATTCCACGCTTCTTGTGGTTAAAACCCGAGTCCCGCCATCTCCTGCAGCGAGAGCACCTTGGTCAGGTCGAGCAGGATTATCAGGCGGTTGTCCTGCTTCACCACTCCCTGCAGGTAAGCGGCTGAGATGTCCGTGGCCAGGGTCGGGCTCGGCTCCACCTCATCGGCGCTGATGCGCAGCACCTCGGACACCGCATCCACGATCATGCCCACCTTGATGTCTTCAGCCTCTACCACGATGATGCGGGTGTCGCTGTCCCTCTCCCCAACCTCCAGGTTGAGGCGCTTCGACAGCTCCACCACGGCGATGATCTGTCCGCGCAGGTTGATGATGCCCTCCACGAAATGGGGGCTCTTCGGCATGCGCGTTATCTCCTCCATGCGCATGATCTCGCGCACCTGGGTCACCTCTACGGCGAATTCCTCCCGCCCCAGGCTGAAAACGACCAGCTGGAGCTCGTCCGCCGCCCTGGCATCGTCCGCCATGATCATCTCCTCCCGCGCTATGCGCGCCGCCTCGCCATAAGCTCAATATATCCCAACTCCCAGCCGCTCACAACGAACGGCCGGCCGGGGTCACACCCTGTATTCCCGCTGTATCTCGCGCAGGCGGTTGGCTATCTCGTCCAGCTCCTGCGCCGCGGCCGTGACCTCCTGCATGGCCGCCGTCTGC
This window contains:
- a CDS encoding chemotaxis protein CheW — its product is MADDARAADELQLVVFSLGREEFAVEVTQVREIMRMEEITRMPKSPHFVEGIINLRGQIIAVVELSKRLNLEVGERDSDTRIIVVEAEDIKVGMIVDAVSEVLRISADEVEPSPTLATDISAAYLQGVVKQDNRLIILLDLTKVLSLQEMAGLGF